In Candidatus Ancaeobacter aquaticus, one genomic interval encodes:
- a CDS encoding helix-turn-helix domain-containing protein: MKNKVINIEKLRARLIGVEGLSIYLDIPVNTLRCWVWQRQIPFYKIGRLVKFDIKEIDTWLEERKENVVN; the protein is encoded by the coding sequence TTGAAGAATAAAGTTATCAATATAGAGAAATTAAGAGCAAGATTGATAGGGGTGGAGGGATTGTCTATCTATCTGGACATTCCCGTTAACACTTTGAGGTGTTGGGTATGGCAAAGACAGATCCCATTTTACAAGATAGGCAGACTGGTAAAATTCGATATAAAAGAGATAGATACATGGCTTGAGGAGAGGAAGGAAAACGTTGTAAATTAA
- a CDS encoding AAA family ATPase: MIGEVNKGFGYKSIGKIKDKRVQWLIENILCKGVLAFITGQAKAGKTTIAIELALSLTTGKPFLGEYKTKKSKVLYFALEDHQGELKAKVKHMLKGKGFPKNFYMSNAVAINLATNMDKIRDDIEKSKADVVIFDTFSRSHENDENSSSDMAPILNKIREEIRNKNITILIVHHTGHKVEKPNYHGNWLRGSSAFNGEWENLLCIKQEPNGVVKMKVFHRYRPGFDCSYTRIQSEELDMVSDSYPITELRYIDENAEETAMNEEIVLKALMECPKSGNELTTYLKKSKVSRTKIDIALKRLDSKSRIFKAGKGKNTRWHAKL, from the coding sequence ATGATTGGAGAAGTAAATAAAGGTTTTGGATATAAATCCATAGGAAAGATAAAGGATAAACGTGTTCAATGGTTGATTGAAAATATTCTATGTAAGGGAGTCCTCGCATTCATAACAGGACAAGCTAAGGCGGGAAAAACAACTATAGCTATAGAATTAGCACTCAGTCTAACAACAGGAAAACCATTTCTAGGCGAATACAAGACTAAAAAATCAAAAGTGCTTTATTTTGCATTAGAGGACCACCAAGGGGAGCTCAAAGCAAAAGTTAAACATATGTTAAAAGGTAAAGGTTTCCCCAAGAATTTCTATATGTCCAATGCTGTTGCTATTAATCTTGCTACTAACATGGATAAGATACGTGATGATATTGAGAAGTCAAAAGCGGATGTAGTTATTTTTGATACTTTTAGTCGCTCTCATGAGAACGATGAAAATTCATCTTCGGATATGGCTCCTATTCTTAACAAAATACGCGAAGAAATACGCAACAAAAACATCACAATACTTATCGTCCATCATACAGGACACAAAGTTGAAAAGCCTAATTATCATGGTAACTGGTTAAGGGGCTCATCAGCTTTTAATGGTGAATGGGAGAATTTATTATGTATAAAACAGGAACCAAATGGTGTTGTCAAAATGAAGGTGTTTCATAGATATCGTCCAGGATTTGATTGTTCTTATACAAGAATTCAATCTGAAGAATTAGATATGGTTTCTGATTCATATCCCATTACTGAATTGCGATATATTGATGAAAACGCAGAAGAAACCGCAATGAACGAGGAAATAGTCTTAAAAGCTTTGATGGAGTGTCCCAAATCTGGCAACGAATTAACGACATACTTGAAGAAGAGCAAGGTCTCAAGGACAAAAATTGATATAGCCTTAAAAAGACTTGATAGTAAAAGTAGAATATTCAAAGCAGGCAAAGGGAAAAATACAAGATGGCATGCAAAGCTATAG
- a CDS encoding transposase family protein: MKSIPDPRDPTKITYPLPLIIWLGCLMFLTKVESRRQVTWRFKSDRFLKHLNYLGQAECENVPHGDTLKYSMSRVQPEALSGLREKMVKRILRMRCLEQYRLLGRYWLVAIDGTGQYWFKEKHCEKCLVKEIRPGVKIYYHHVLEAKLIFYNGLSLSLETEFIEKQPDKKKQDCEYNAFFRLAKRLKKTYPQLKICLSMDSLYANRPVMDLCKQNRWSYVITFKKGSMPDVYDWYGRIKKLHPENKSKLRFKEGIIQHYAWVSPLEHYSEDRIFHVLECDEDKRNGKKTKYVWLTDIPITQKNHQQIANYGGRLRWKIENQGFNMQKNGGYRLEHLYSTNERAMKNFYLLLQIAHFINQLIEKGSLLKKSFANGLGSIRNIAHQLLEDLRCIELDPSCLNVKFQIRMDSS; the protein is encoded by the coding sequence ATGAAGAGTATCCCTGATCCAAGAGATCCCACCAAGATCACCTATCCGTTACCATTAATTATCTGGTTAGGATGTTTAATGTTTCTGACGAAAGTAGAATCACGGCGACAGGTCACATGGCGGTTTAAAAGCGATAGATTTTTAAAACACCTGAATTATTTGGGGCAAGCAGAGTGTGAGAATGTGCCTCATGGAGATACATTAAAATACAGTATGAGCCGGGTGCAGCCGGAAGCGTTGTCCGGTCTTAGAGAAAAAATGGTAAAAAGAATATTAAGGATGAGATGTTTAGAGCAATATAGATTATTAGGAAGATACTGGTTGGTAGCGATAGATGGAACGGGACAATATTGGTTTAAAGAAAAGCATTGCGAGAAATGTCTGGTCAAAGAGATACGGCCGGGAGTGAAGATTTACTATCATCATGTATTGGAAGCAAAGCTGATATTTTATAACGGACTTTCGCTCAGTTTGGAGACAGAGTTCATAGAAAAACAGCCTGATAAAAAGAAACAGGACTGTGAATACAATGCTTTTTTCCGATTAGCAAAACGGTTAAAAAAGACATATCCTCAGTTAAAGATATGTCTATCAATGGATAGCTTGTATGCGAACAGGCCGGTGATGGATCTATGTAAACAGAATCGTTGGAGTTACGTGATTACGTTTAAGAAAGGATCAATGCCGGATGTTTATGACTGGTACGGGAGGATAAAGAAACTGCATCCGGAGAACAAATCTAAACTAAGATTTAAGGAAGGAATAATCCAACATTATGCATGGGTAAGCCCTTTAGAGCATTATAGTGAAGATAGAATCTTTCATGTTTTGGAGTGTGATGAAGATAAGAGAAATGGCAAAAAAACAAAATATGTTTGGTTAACGGATATTCCGATTACGCAGAAAAACCATCAACAAATAGCCAATTACGGCGGGAGGCTGCGATGGAAAATTGAGAATCAAGGATTTAATATGCAGAAGAACGGAGGCTACCGGCTAGAACACCTCTACTCGACAAACGAGAGAGCCATGAAAAACTTTTACCTATTATTACAAATAGCCCATTTCATTAATCAACTCATTGAAAAAGGTTCTTTGTTGAAAAAGAGCTTTGCAAATGGATTGGGTTCCATTCGAAATATTGCCCATCAGCTTTTGGAGGACCTTCGTTGTATAGAACTAGATCCTTCGTGCCTAAACGTCAAGTTCCAAATCCGTATGGATAGCTCTTAA
- a CDS encoding DUF2845 domain-containing protein, whose translation MKRLICLIAVIIMVSGCATTSRVTPKLSLGMTKEEVLSKCGNPVQSGAVQGQDGKALESFMYRESLYSEVTGYKLVPTITYVYFVDNKVIYYGSNPTMPTQGQRGISERTNKGAL comes from the coding sequence ATGAAAAGACTGATCTGTTTAATAGCTGTTATAATAATGGTAAGTGGATGTGCAACAACTTCCAGAGTAACTCCGAAGCTCTCTTTGGGGATGACAAAAGAAGAAGTATTGTCAAAGTGCGGTAATCCTGTTCAATCAGGAGCAGTCCAAGGTCAGGATGGTAAAGCTCTAGAGTCATTTATGTATAGAGAAAGTTTGTATAGCGAAGTTACTGGTTATAAATTAGTTCCTACTATTACCTACGTGTATTTCGTTGATAACAAAGTTATATATTATGGCAGTAACCCCACCATGCCAACTCAGGGACAACGCGGAATAAGTGAAAGAACGAATAAGGGGGCATTATGA
- a CDS encoding site-specific integrase: protein MGVFKKDDGWYIDYYVRGKRRREKAGPNKRVAKLALEKRKIEIAEGKFLDIKKNEKIKFEDFSETYLELHSRLNKKPMVVVRDVILIKNLSTHFAGKYLYNINPLMIERYKMERGKEVSPATVNRELACLKSIFNKAIEWERAEDNPVRKVKFLKENNQRLRYLEEDEIGRLLDNCDDALRNIVIVALHTGMRRGEILGLQWRDIDLNKGIIYLLETKNNEKREVHMDDLVMKTLSSMQRDPESPYVFCDKDGKPNINLRRNFETALKNSGINEFRFHDLRHTYASYLVMFGIDIRTVQVLMGHKTIEMTLRYSHLSPDHKRRAVDVFGKRMDTYWSPEIKIRSEIKSIDNCNTLISSAV from the coding sequence ATGGGTGTTTTTAAAAAAGATGATGGCTGGTATATCGACTATTATGTAAGAGGTAAACGAAGAAGAGAGAAGGCAGGTCCTAATAAAAGGGTTGCTAAACTTGCTTTGGAAAAGAGGAAGATAGAAATTGCTGAGGGAAAGTTCTTGGACATTAAGAAGAACGAGAAGATCAAATTTGAAGATTTCTCCGAGACTTATCTCGAGCTTCACTCACGTCTAAACAAAAAGCCTATGGTAGTAGTAAGGGATGTAATTCTGATAAAAAACCTCTCGACCCATTTCGCCGGTAAGTATCTTTATAATATAAACCCATTGATGATTGAACGATACAAGATGGAAAGAGGGAAAGAAGTGTCGCCTGCCACTGTGAATAGAGAGCTTGCGTGTTTAAAGTCTATATTTAATAAAGCAATAGAATGGGAAAGAGCAGAAGATAACCCTGTTAGAAAGGTGAAGTTCCTAAAAGAAAATAATCAAAGACTTCGCTATCTTGAAGAGGATGAGATTGGAAGGCTGCTTGATAATTGTGATGATGCCTTAAGGAATATTGTTATTGTTGCACTGCATACGGGCATGAGAAGGGGTGAGATTCTTGGTCTTCAATGGAGGGATATAGATTTAAATAAGGGTATTATTTATTTGTTAGAAACAAAGAATAACGAAAAACGAGAAGTTCATATGGATGATCTTGTAATGAAAACCTTAAGTTCAATGCAAAGAGACCCCGAAAGTCCATACGTGTTTTGTGATAAGGATGGTAAGCCAAATATAAATCTTAGAAGAAACTTCGAGACAGCATTAAAAAATTCTGGTATAAATGAGTTTCGTTTTCACGATTTAAGGCATACTTATGCATCGTATCTTGTAATGTTTGGTATAGATATAAGGACGGTGCAGGTGTTGATGGGGCACAAGACCATTGAGATGACATTGAGATATTCCCATTTATCACCAGACCATAAAAGGCGTGCAGTTGATGTTTTTGGTAAGAGAATGGACACCTATTGGTCACCAGAGATAAAAATAAGAAGCGAAATAAAGAGTATAGATAATTGTAACACATTGATAAGTAGTGCAGTATAG
- a CDS encoding helix-turn-helix transcriptional regulator, with protein MEDSIKRLLDHRKEKELSQEDVAKQIGVSVFTISRWERGFNPSRLAKARIQEYLQKERN; from the coding sequence GTGGAAGATTCCATTAAAAGATTACTAGATCACCGTAAAGAAAAAGAGTTATCTCAGGAAGATGTCGCAAAACAGATAGGTGTTTCTGTCTTTACCATTAGCAGATGGGAGAGAGGTTTCAATCCGTCAAGATTAGCAAAAGCAAGGATACAAGAGTATCTGCAAAAGGAGAGGAATTAA